The Aeromicrobium yanjiei genome includes a region encoding these proteins:
- a CDS encoding inositol monophosphatase family protein yields the protein MSQALFDVARRVGLEAADFVRRSRPEGRVDVAATKSSDTDVVTEIDQACERLIRERILAARPDDGFVGEEGDDLAGSSGVDWVVDPIDGTVNFVHGIPAYAVSIAARRDGVVVAGHVVNIASGEEHGAVRGEGAWRHDGDERRPLVATQGVPPARGLVATGFHYVPEIRAKQAAAMGAFLPQVADIRRTGSAALNLCALAEGHYDAYFEQGLHVWDHAAAGLVAVESGLVVTGLGGVPDERMVMAAHPAVAEEYFDLVRSCGF from the coding sequence ATGAGCCAGGCGCTGTTCGACGTCGCGCGCCGAGTGGGACTGGAGGCCGCGGACTTCGTCCGTCGCAGTCGTCCCGAAGGACGCGTCGACGTCGCGGCGACCAAGAGCAGCGACACCGATGTCGTCACCGAGATCGACCAGGCGTGCGAGCGGCTGATCCGCGAGCGCATCCTGGCGGCCCGACCGGACGACGGCTTCGTCGGCGAGGAGGGCGACGACCTGGCCGGCTCGTCGGGCGTCGACTGGGTCGTGGACCCGATCGACGGCACGGTCAACTTCGTCCACGGCATCCCCGCGTACGCGGTGTCGATCGCCGCCCGCCGCGACGGGGTCGTCGTCGCGGGCCACGTGGTCAACATCGCCTCCGGCGAGGAGCACGGTGCCGTACGCGGCGAGGGTGCCTGGCGCCACGACGGCGACGAGCGACGCCCGTTGGTCGCGACGCAGGGAGTGCCCCCGGCGCGCGGTCTGGTCGCCACCGGCTTCCACTACGTCCCGGAGATCCGCGCCAAGCAGGCCGCCGCGATGGGGGCGTTCCTCCCGCAGGTCGCGGACATCCGCCGCACCGGGTCCGCCGCTCTCAACCTGTGCGCCCTCGCCGAGGGCCACTACGACGCGTACTTCGAGCAGGGCCTGCACGTGTGGGACCACGCGGCGGCCGGGCTCGTGGCGGTCGAGTCGGGACTGGTCGTGACCGGTCTCGGCGGGGTGCCGGACGAGCGCATGGTGATGGCCGCCCATCCTGCGGTTGCAGAGGAATATTTCGATCTCGTCCGGTCTTGTGGGTTCTGA
- a CDS encoding DUF3093 domain-containing protein has protein sequence MTTYRERLTAPISWWLTALGFGVVWGWLFLVITTWTIAIVAAVVVAAVSLYAVWRYGSLVISVTPEGLRAGSAHLEAAHVGPATALDRTAYRTRLGTGADARAYLVTRPYLDHGVAVAVSDPADPTPYWLISTRHPEALATALGTPTQAPQKPAHDPIGDPPRGEEA, from the coding sequence GTGACGACCTACCGTGAACGCCTGACCGCCCCGATCTCCTGGTGGCTCACCGCGCTCGGATTCGGCGTGGTGTGGGGATGGCTCTTCCTCGTGATCACCACCTGGACCATCGCGATCGTCGCGGCTGTCGTGGTCGCGGCCGTCTCCCTGTACGCCGTGTGGCGCTACGGCTCCCTGGTGATCTCGGTGACTCCCGAGGGCCTCCGGGCCGGGTCGGCCCACCTGGAGGCCGCCCACGTCGGACCGGCGACCGCGCTCGACCGCACGGCGTACCGCACCCGCCTCGGCACCGGGGCCGACGCCCGGGCGTACCTCGTCACCCGGCCCTACCTCGACCACGGGGTGGCCGTGGCCGTGTCCGACCCGGCCGACCCCACGCCCTACTGGCTCATCTCGACCCGGCACCCCGAGGCTCTGGCCACGGCGCTGGGCACCCCCACCCAGGCGCCGCAGAAGCCGGCCCACGACCCGATCGGAGACCCGCCCCGTGGCGAAGAAGCGTAA
- a CDS encoding DUF4193 domain-containing protein produces MATDYDAPRKTEEEQSEDSIEELKARRHEKNSGKVDEDETEAAESFELPGADLSHEELAVQVVPKQVDEFTCSSCFLVHHRSQLASEKNGVLICRDCAD; encoded by the coding sequence ATGGCTACCGACTACGACGCACCACGCAAGACCGAAGAAGAGCAGTCCGAGGACAGCATCGAAGAGCTCAAGGCGCGTCGGCACGAGAAGAACTCGGGCAAGGTCGACGAGGACGAGACCGAGGCGGCGGAGTCATTCGAGCTGCCCGGAGCAGACCTCTCCCACGAGGAGCTGGCGGTCCAGGTCGTGCCCAAGCAGGTGGACGAGTTCACCTGCTCGTCGTGCTTCCTGGTGCATCACCGCAGCCAACTCGCCTCGGAGAAGAACGGCGTGCTCATCTGCCGCGACTGCGCCGACTGA
- a CDS encoding DUF4235 domain-containing protein: MAKKRKKASLAQEAAKTPNTKAPGRGTWKVMDKGSSVVAGLLAQRASSLAWRTVTGKRPPTSGRHPEVSTREAVAWAMVGGGIIELVKVGVRRGTATYWVKSTGQLPPGMKPLMRAQGDTAPSTTKEPVLAEPAPTHSSTRKVSRRSRGR, encoded by the coding sequence GTGGCGAAGAAGCGTAAGAAGGCGTCCCTCGCCCAGGAAGCGGCGAAGACCCCCAACACCAAGGCCCCCGGCCGCGGCACGTGGAAGGTCATGGACAAGGGCTCGTCGGTCGTCGCCGGTCTGCTCGCGCAGCGGGCGTCGAGCCTCGCGTGGCGCACCGTCACCGGCAAGCGTCCCCCGACCAGCGGGCGCCACCCTGAGGTCAGCACCCGTGAGGCCGTCGCGTGGGCGATGGTCGGTGGCGGCATCATCGAGCTGGTCAAGGTCGGCGTGCGACGCGGCACCGCGACGTACTGGGTCAAGTCGACCGGTCAGCTGCCGCCCGGGATGAAGCCGCTCATGCGGGCCCAGGGCGACACTGCCCCGAGCACGACAAAGGAGCCGGTCCTTGCGGAACCGGCTCCCACTCACTCGTCGACCAGGAAGGTCAGTCGGCGCAGTCGCGGCAGATGA
- a CDS encoding ferrochelatase: MDVRPFDALLLVSFGGPEKPDDVVPFLENVTAGRGIPRERLEEVGQHYFQFGGKSPINALNVELLEALRADFAEHGIDLPIYWGNRNWDPYLRDAAEQMAADGVKRAACFVTSAYSSYSGCRQYRENLYDAVSGLEIGLSRLRHYFNHPGFVGPFTEATRASLEAAPTGTHVVFVTHSIPTSMNEASGGPGQRMYERQHESVAAQVAEGAGAENWSLVYCSRSGSPHVPWLEPDVNDHLEELHANGVESVVVVPIGFISDHMEVIYDLDTEARATAERLGLQYDRVDTPGAHPEFVAMVRDLLVERAAVERGETVERKACGELPASHDVCPADCCLNPRASLPTIGGVGDVTA; the protein is encoded by the coding sequence ATGGATGTCCGACCCTTTGATGCGCTGCTGCTGGTGTCGTTCGGAGGGCCCGAGAAGCCCGACGACGTGGTGCCCTTCCTGGAGAACGTGACCGCGGGGCGAGGCATCCCCCGCGAACGCCTGGAGGAGGTCGGCCAGCACTACTTCCAGTTCGGCGGCAAGTCGCCGATCAACGCGCTCAACGTCGAGCTGCTGGAGGCGCTGCGCGCCGACTTCGCCGAGCACGGCATCGACCTGCCGATCTACTGGGGCAACCGCAACTGGGACCCCTACCTGCGCGACGCGGCCGAGCAGATGGCGGCCGACGGCGTCAAGCGCGCCGCGTGCTTCGTCACCAGCGCGTACTCGTCGTACTCCGGGTGCCGGCAGTACCGCGAGAACCTGTACGACGCGGTGAGCGGTCTCGAGATCGGCCTGAGCCGCCTGCGCCACTACTTCAACCACCCCGGCTTCGTCGGGCCGTTCACCGAGGCGACCCGGGCCTCGCTCGAGGCGGCGCCCACAGGCACGCACGTCGTGTTCGTGACCCACTCGATCCCCACCTCCATGAACGAGGCCAGCGGCGGGCCGGGACAGCGGATGTACGAGCGCCAGCACGAGAGCGTCGCGGCCCAGGTCGCGGAGGGCGCAGGTGCCGAGAACTGGTCGCTGGTCTACTGCTCGCGATCGGGATCGCCCCACGTGCCGTGGCTCGAGCCCGACGTCAACGACCACCTCGAGGAGCTCCACGCGAACGGCGTCGAGTCCGTCGTCGTGGTGCCGATCGGCTTCATCTCCGACCACATGGAGGTCATCTACGACCTCGACACCGAGGCCAGGGCGACGGCCGAGCGGCTCGGCCTGCAGTACGACCGGGTCGACACCCCCGGCGCGCACCCGGAGTTCGTCGCGATGGTCCGCGACCTGCTGGTCGAGCGTGCCGCGGTCGAGCGGGGCGAGACCGTCGAGCGCAAGGCGTGCGGCGAGCTCCCGGCCTCGCACGACGTCTGCCCGGCCGACTGCTGCCTGAACCCGCGGGCCTCGCTGCCCACGATCGGCGGCGTGGGGGACGTGACGGCATGA
- a CDS encoding MFS transporter, giving the protein MLTTYRDVLSRPGAALFSFTALWSRLPLSMAGLGIVLLVHERGGSYKDAGIMSAAYVLAAAAFGPLQGRLADRVGQATVLWVVGGLYATGIGAFLYAVDQDWSTPWPHACAVLAGLATPQTGSMVRARWNHVITDRTQLNTAFSIEAIADEVVFIVGPVLVTFLTLQAPDVTGLICAAAAALIGSWALALQRSTQPPATPRDTHVGPALNWAFLGPIVLVSGALGIVFGSAEVIIAAFTDEQGRPGAAGFVLAVWAAGSLLAGVAVGALPQPARPLVRLRRAILVLGALFAPLYFVTSIPAVAIGVFLGGFMISPTLIAMVNLIEREVPHTRLTEALTWSTTGMSVGVAPGAAVAGAVIDGQGASAGFLVPLAAGVAGAVVAWSIRTSTQP; this is encoded by the coding sequence ATGCTGACGACGTACCGCGACGTTCTGTCGCGACCGGGTGCTGCCCTGTTCTCGTTCACGGCCCTGTGGTCGCGGCTCCCGCTGTCGATGGCGGGGCTCGGCATCGTGCTGCTCGTCCACGAGCGCGGTGGGTCGTACAAGGACGCCGGCATCATGTCCGCGGCGTACGTCCTCGCGGCGGCCGCGTTCGGCCCGCTGCAGGGGCGCCTCGCGGACCGGGTCGGGCAGGCCACGGTGCTGTGGGTCGTGGGCGGCCTGTACGCGACGGGGATCGGCGCGTTCCTCTACGCGGTCGACCAGGACTGGTCCACGCCGTGGCCGCATGCGTGCGCGGTGCTGGCGGGCCTCGCCACGCCACAGACCGGCAGCATGGTCCGCGCCCGCTGGAACCACGTCATCACCGACCGCACCCAGCTCAACACCGCGTTCTCGATCGAGGCGATAGCCGACGAGGTCGTGTTCATCGTCGGGCCCGTGCTCGTGACGTTCCTGACGCTGCAGGCACCCGACGTGACAGGCCTGATCTGCGCCGCCGCCGCCGCGCTGATCGGCAGCTGGGCCCTGGCCCTGCAGCGGTCGACCCAGCCACCCGCGACGCCTCGCGACACCCACGTCGGGCCGGCCCTGAACTGGGCCTTCCTCGGGCCCATCGTGCTGGTCTCCGGCGCCCTCGGGATCGTGTTCGGCTCGGCCGAGGTGATCATCGCGGCGTTCACCGACGAGCAGGGCCGGCCTGGTGCTGCAGGCTTCGTGCTGGCGGTGTGGGCGGCCGGGAGCCTGCTCGCGGGCGTCGCGGTAGGCGCGCTCCCCCAGCCCGCGCGACCGCTGGTCCGGCTGCGCCGCGCGATCCTCGTGCTGGGTGCGCTGTTCGCCCCGCTGTACTTCGTCACGAGCATCCCCGCGGTCGCGATCGGCGTGTTCCTCGGCGGGTTCATGATCTCGCCGACACTCATCGCGATGGTCAACCTGATCGAGCGCGAGGTGCCACACACCCGGCTCACCGAGGCGCTGACCTGGTCGACGACCGGCATGTCGGTGGGGGTCGCGCCGGGGGCCGCGGTCGCCGGCGCGGTGATCGACGGGCAGGGTGCCTCGGCCGGCTTCCTGGTCCCCCTCGCCGCGGGCGTGGCCGGCGCGGTCGTCGCGTGGTCCATCCGGACGTCGACGCAGCCCTGA